One window of Halovulum dunhuangense genomic DNA carries:
- a CDS encoding gamma-glutamyltransferase family protein, with amino-acid sequence MSFTTRPEIQGTFGVVASTHWIASAVGMSILEKGGNAFDAAAAMGFVLHIVEPHLNGPLGDMPMLIQLAGEETPRVICGQGVAPKGATIAHYRAEGLDLIPGSGLLATVTPGAFDAWMLSIRDHGRLKLRDVLEPAIYYARHGHPMLPRVANTIAGIADFFKEEWPTSAETWLPGGNAPAAQSLFKNPALADTWERLLSEAEAAGDAREVQIQAARRAFSQGFIAEAIDDYLKDACVMDAAGGRRKGVLSGQDMAEWEATYEQPLSVDYHGWTVWKCGVWTQGPALLQALRILEGTDIVDIDSRSAEFVHRVTETIKLSMADREAYYGDPDFAEIPVETLLSREYAATRRALLGDTASLEQRPGRIAGFEAQADAAVARAARKLEAGPGAGAGEPTMAHLTERRGDTVHIDVIDRWGNMVSCTPSGGWLQSSPVIPGLGMPLNSRAQMFWLDEGLPTSLAPGRRPRTTLTPSMASWQGVPTMAFGTPGGDQQDQWQLMLFLRLAHSQMNLQEAIDAPLFHTAHFQASFYPRGTKPGHLMIEPSFGEGVIDDLRGRGHAVEVAEPWTVGRLTAAKREANGLLRAAATPRLMQAYAIGR; translated from the coding sequence ATGAGCTTTACCACCAGACCCGAGATCCAGGGCACCTTCGGTGTCGTCGCCTCGACCCACTGGATCGCATCGGCCGTCGGCATGAGCATCCTGGAAAAGGGCGGCAACGCCTTCGACGCCGCCGCCGCCATGGGCTTCGTGCTGCATATCGTAGAGCCGCACCTGAACGGCCCGCTGGGCGACATGCCCATGCTGATCCAGCTGGCGGGCGAGGAAACGCCGCGCGTGATCTGCGGGCAGGGCGTGGCGCCGAAGGGCGCGACCATCGCCCATTACCGCGCCGAGGGGCTGGACCTGATCCCCGGCTCTGGCCTGCTGGCCACCGTGACGCCCGGCGCCTTCGACGCCTGGATGCTGTCGATCCGCGATCACGGCCGGCTGAAGCTGCGCGACGTGCTGGAGCCCGCGATCTACTACGCGCGCCACGGCCACCCGATGCTGCCGCGGGTCGCCAACACCATCGCCGGCATCGCCGATTTCTTCAAGGAAGAGTGGCCCACCTCGGCCGAGACCTGGCTGCCGGGCGGCAACGCCCCGGCCGCGCAGAGCCTGTTCAAGAACCCCGCGCTGGCCGACACCTGGGAACGGCTTCTGTCCGAGGCCGAGGCCGCGGGCGATGCCCGCGAGGTGCAGATCCAGGCCGCGCGGCGCGCCTTCTCGCAGGGCTTCATCGCCGAGGCGATCGACGACTACCTCAAGGATGCCTGCGTGATGGATGCCGCCGGCGGCCGTCGCAAGGGCGTGCTGAGCGGGCAGGACATGGCCGAATGGGAAGCCACCTACGAGCAGCCGCTCTCGGTCGACTACCACGGCTGGACGGTCTGGAAATGCGGGGTCTGGACCCAAGGGCCGGCGCTTCTGCAGGCGCTGCGCATCCTCGAGGGGACCGACATCGTCGACATCGACAGCCGCAGCGCCGAGTTCGTGCACCGCGTGACCGAGACGATCAAGCTTTCCATGGCCGACCGCGAGGCCTATTACGGCGACCCCGACTTCGCCGAGATCCCGGTCGAAACGCTGCTCTCGCGCGAATACGCCGCGACCCGCCGCGCGCTTCTGGGTGACACCGCCTCGCTGGAACAGCGGCCGGGGCGCATCGCCGGGTTCGAGGCGCAGGCCGATGCCGCCGTCGCCCGCGCGGCCCGCAAGCTGGAGGCCGGGCCGGGCGCCGGGGCAGGAGAGCCGACCATGGCCCACCTGACCGAACGCCGGGGCGACACGGTGCATATCGACGTGATCGACCGCTGGGGCAACATGGTCTCCTGCACGCCCTCGGGCGGGTGGCTGCAATCCTCGCCGGTCATTCCGGGGCTCGGCATGCCGCTCAACAGCCGGGCGCAGATGTTCTGGCTGGACGAAGGGCTGCCCACCTCGCTGGCGCCGGGCCGGCGGCCGCGCACCACTCTCACGCCCTCGATGGCGTCCTGGCAGGGGGTGCCGACCATGGCCTTCGGCACGCCGGGCGGCGACCAGCAGGACCAGTGGCAGCTGATGCTGTTCCTGCGGCTCGCGCACAGCCAGATGAACCTGCAGGAAGCAATCGACGCGCCCTTGTTCCACACCGCGCATTTCCAGGCCTCGTTCTATCCGCGCGGCACGAAGCCCGGCCACCTGATGATCGAGCCGTCCTTCGGCGAGGGGGTGATCGACGACCTGCGCGGCCGCGGCCATGCGGTCGAGGTGGCCGAGCCCTGGACCGTGGGCCGCCTGACCGCCGCCAAGCGCGAGGCGAACGGGCTGCTGCGCGCGGCGGCGACGCCGCGGCTGATGCAGGCCTATGCGATCGGACGCTGA
- a CDS encoding DUF1028 domain-containing protein has translation MTYSIVARDAETGQYGVAVASRFFATGALVPHVRGGRCAVATQAFVSPIWGIEAADRLGAGKNAPMVLADLVARDGGQAIRQIHMIDAHGVVAAHTGTDCVDWCGHVAADGVSVAGNMLAGAAVIEQTLAAYLAHLHLPFAERLMTAMEAGEAAGGDKRGRQSAALRIHRTEDYPWLDLRADDHPDPLAELRRLHDVAQERYLWVADAMPTKDNFSGTTDRGPIDAAIAAEEARRKAEGRTSRSFATPL, from the coding sequence ATGACCTATTCCATCGTCGCCCGCGACGCGGAAACCGGGCAGTACGGCGTTGCCGTCGCCAGCCGCTTCTTCGCCACCGGCGCGCTTGTCCCGCATGTGCGGGGCGGGCGCTGCGCGGTGGCGACGCAGGCCTTCGTCAGCCCCATCTGGGGCATCGAGGCCGCCGATCGCCTGGGCGCGGGCAAGAATGCGCCCATGGTGCTGGCCGACCTTGTCGCCCGCGATGGCGGCCAGGCGATCCGGCAGATCCACATGATCGACGCCCACGGCGTGGTGGCCGCCCATACGGGTACGGACTGCGTGGACTGGTGCGGCCATGTCGCGGCCGACGGCGTGTCGGTGGCGGGCAACATGCTGGCCGGCGCCGCGGTGATCGAGCAGACGCTGGCCGCCTATCTCGCGCATCTGCACCTGCCCTTCGCCGAGCGGCTGATGACCGCGATGGAGGCGGGGGAGGCCGCGGGCGGCGACAAGCGCGGCCGCCAGTCGGCGGCGCTGCGCATCCACCGGACCGAGGATTACCCCTGGCTCGACCTGCGCGCGGACGACCATCCCGACCCGCTGGCCGAGTTGCGCCGCCTGCATGACGTGGCGCAGGAACGCTATCTGTGGGTTGCGGACGCGATGCCGACGAAGGACAACTTCTCGGGCACGACCGACCGCGGACCCATCGACGCGGCGATCGCGGCCGAGGAGGCGCGGCGCAAGGCCGAAGGCCGGACCAGCCGGTCCTTCGCCACGCCGCTTTGA
- a CDS encoding quinone oxidoreductase family protein yields the protein MARSIVIDESGGPEKLKLVDLPVGEPGPGEIRIRHKACGLNYIDVYFRTGLYPAKLPHGLGMEGAGIVEAVGEGVTHLKPGDRAAYASQPPGAYCEARVMPAAQVCPLPDAVSFEDAAAMMLKGLTVEYLFHRTVPLKKGDTVLFHAAAGGVGLIACQWARSEGITLIGTAGSDEKCKLALEHGATHCINYRDGDFVARVRELTGGRGVDVVMDGVGKDTFGASLDCLRPVGMMISFGNASGPVPPVNLLDLAAKGSLQLTRTTVFTHIGRHETCQAMARHLFEKMASGAVKAQIGQRFALEDAAQAHRALEGRETSGSTILLP from the coding sequence ATGGCACGCAGCATCGTGATCGACGAATCCGGCGGACCGGAAAAGCTGAAACTGGTGGACCTGCCCGTGGGCGAACCCGGCCCGGGCGAAATCCGCATCCGCCACAAGGCCTGCGGGCTGAACTACATCGACGTCTATTTCCGCACCGGGCTTTACCCGGCCAAGCTTCCGCACGGGCTGGGCATGGAAGGCGCGGGCATCGTGGAAGCGGTGGGCGAGGGCGTCACGCACCTGAAGCCCGGCGACCGCGCCGCCTATGCCTCGCAGCCGCCCGGCGCCTATTGCGAGGCGCGCGTCATGCCCGCGGCCCAGGTCTGCCCGCTGCCCGATGCCGTGTCCTTCGAGGATGCGGCCGCGATGATGCTGAAGGGGCTGACGGTCGAATACCTGTTCCACCGCACCGTGCCCCTGAAAAAGGGCGACACCGTCCTGTTCCACGCGGCCGCGGGCGGCGTGGGCCTGATCGCCTGCCAGTGGGCGCGCTCGGAAGGGATCACGCTGATCGGCACCGCAGGGTCCGACGAGAAGTGCAAGCTGGCCCTGGAACATGGCGCGACGCACTGCATCAACTACCGCGACGGCGATTTCGTGGCCAGGGTGCGCGAACTGACCGGCGGGCGCGGGGTGGACGTGGTGATGGACGGGGTCGGCAAGGACACGTTCGGCGCCTCGCTCGACTGTCTGCGCCCGGTGGGGATGATGATTTCCTTCGGCAACGCCTCGGGCCCGGTGCCGCCCGTCAACCTGCTGGACCTGGCGGCCAAGGGCTCGCTTCAGCTGACCCGCACGACCGTGTTCACCCATATCGGCCGGCACGAGACCTGCCAGGCGATGGCGCGGCACCTGTTCGAGAAGATGGCCTCGGGCGCGGTCAAGGCCCAGATCGGCCAGCGTTTCGCGCTGGAAGATGCGGCCCAGGCGCACCGCGCGCTGGAGGGGCGCGAGACTTCCGGTTCCACGATCCTGCTGCCGTGA
- a CDS encoding mannose-1-phosphate guanylyltransferase/mannose-6-phosphate isomerase produces MAEQDAIHPVILCGGSGTRLWPLSRKSYPKQFARLTGPDTLFQQTAKRLSGPGLAAPTVLTHSDFRFIVTEQLAAAGVDPGAILIEPDGRNTAPAILAAALHLERTAPDALMLVAPSDHVLRDADAFRAALEAGAEAARAGRIVTFGVVPDRPETGYGYLRLGARGAIAPGVQPLAGFVEKPDRATAEAMLAEGGYLWNAGIFLFSVRNILAAFAAHAPDLIDPVRHAVDGARPDLGFLRLDPEGWAGARDISIDFAVMERADNLSVVPLSGGWSDLGDWQAIWREGAQDAAGVVTSGDVTAMDCRDSLLRAESGAQTLVGIGVENLIAIAMPDAVLVADISRAQEAKEAVAALKARGARQATQLPVDHRPWGWFESLALGPRFQVKRIFVHPGAALSLQSHMHRSEHWIVVRGTAKVTIGATTRLVAEGESVHIPLGEKHRLENPGKLDLELIEVQTGAYLGEDDITRYEDVYARG; encoded by the coding sequence ATGGCCGAGCAAGACGCAATCCACCCGGTGATCCTGTGCGGCGGATCGGGGACGCGGCTCTGGCCACTTTCGCGCAAGAGCTATCCCAAGCAGTTCGCGCGGCTCACCGGGCCGGACACGCTGTTCCAGCAGACCGCGAAACGCCTGTCGGGGCCGGGCCTGGCCGCACCCACGGTGCTGACCCATTCCGATTTCCGCTTCATCGTGACCGAGCAGTTGGCCGCCGCCGGCGTCGATCCAGGCGCCATCCTGATAGAACCCGACGGGCGCAACACCGCCCCCGCGATCCTGGCCGCGGCGCTTCACCTGGAACGGACCGCCCCCGATGCGCTGATGCTGGTCGCGCCCTCGGACCATGTGCTGCGCGACGCCGACGCGTTTCGCGCGGCGCTTGAAGCCGGGGCCGAAGCGGCGCGCGCGGGGCGGATCGTCACCTTCGGCGTGGTGCCCGACCGGCCCGAGACCGGCTACGGCTATCTGCGGCTGGGCGCGCGCGGCGCCATCGCCCCGGGCGTGCAGCCGCTGGCGGGCTTCGTGGAAAAGCCCGACCGCGCCACCGCCGAGGCGATGCTGGCCGAAGGCGGCTACCTGTGGAACGCGGGCATTTTCCTGTTCTCCGTGCGCAACATCCTGGCCGCCTTTGCGGCGCATGCCCCCGACCTGATCGACCCGGTGCGCCACGCGGTGGATGGGGCCCGGCCCGATCTGGGCTTCCTGCGGCTGGACCCCGAGGGCTGGGCCGGGGCGCGCGACATCTCGATCGACTTCGCGGTGATGGAACGGGCGGACAACCTGAGCGTGGTTCCGCTTTCGGGCGGCTGGTCGGACCTGGGCGACTGGCAGGCGATCTGGCGCGAGGGCGCGCAGGATGCCGCCGGGGTCGTCACTTCGGGCGACGTGACCGCGATGGATTGCCGCGACAGCCTGCTCAGGGCCGAGTCCGGCGCGCAGACGCTGGTGGGCATCGGGGTCGAGAACCTGATCGCCATCGCCATGCCCGACGCCGTGCTGGTGGCCGACATTTCCCGCGCGCAGGAGGCGAAGGAGGCGGTCGCCGCGCTGAAGGCCCGCGGCGCGCGGCAGGCGACGCAGCTGCCCGTCGATCACCGCCCCTGGGGCTGGTTCGAGAGCCTGGCGCTCGGCCCCCGCTTCCAGGTCAAGCGCATCTTCGTGCATCCCGGCGCGGCGCTCAGCCTGCAAAGCCACATGCACCGGTCCGAACACTGGATCGTGGTGCGTGGCACCGCCAAGGTCACCATCGGCGCGACCACGCGCCTGGTGGCCGAGGGGGAGTCGGTCCATATCCCGCTGGGCGAGAAGCACCGGCTGGAAAACCCCGGCAAGCTGGACCTGGAACTGATCGAGGTGCAGACCGGCGCCTACCTGGGCGAGGACGACATCACCCGATACGAGGATGTCTACGCGCGGGGATAG
- a CDS encoding MerR family transcriptional regulator — protein MMEQRLTLEEISERTGVERRTLRSWVAEGLLAGPFKPGRGATYPEGNVERALAVRALKEIHGQSFAEIRKRLMLAGEDEIRRWAAEAQSVSPKLSPVGDYLRRVREKGAPPPPPASMSAPMSFERDDLDEGAPPRRSAGIPASKAVGEEARAERELRSLYERLAETGREDRYPPKFARVDVANGARGPVISDLAGIEALLAVLGSAGNGAPSRRARGTEWFVIPVTPDLHLSVRGDLSPRERAMLERVADLIRMILSGGLQDDDH, from the coding sequence ATGATGGAACAGCGCCTCACACTCGAAGAGATCAGCGAACGCACCGGGGTAGAGCGGCGGACCCTGCGGTCCTGGGTGGCCGAGGGGTTGCTGGCGGGGCCGTTCAAGCCCGGGCGCGGCGCGACATATCCCGAGGGCAATGTCGAGCGCGCGCTTGCCGTGCGCGCCCTGAAGGAGATCCACGGGCAGTCCTTCGCCGAGATCCGCAAGCGGCTGATGCTGGCGGGGGAGGATGAGATCCGGCGCTGGGCGGCAGAGGCGCAGTCGGTTTCGCCGAAACTGTCGCCGGTCGGCGACTACCTGCGCCGGGTGCGGGAAAAAGGCGCGCCGCCGCCCCCTCCGGCCAGCATGTCGGCCCCGATGTCGTTCGAGCGAGACGACCTTGACGAGGGTGCGCCGCCGCGCCGTTCGGCCGGCATTCCCGCCTCGAAGGCCGTCGGGGAAGAGGCACGGGCCGAAAGGGAGCTTCGCAGCCTCTACGAGCGCCTTGCGGAAACCGGCCGGGAGGACAGATACCCGCCGAAATTCGCCAGGGTCGACGTAGCGAATGGCGCGCGCGGACCCGTCATTTCAGACCTCGCCGGGATCGAGGCGCTGCTTGCGGTGCTGGGATCGGCGGGAAATGGCGCGCCCTCGCGCCGGGCGCGGGGGACGGAGTGGTTCGTCATTCCCGTCACCCCCGATCTTCACCTGTCCGTGCGGGGCGACTTGTCCCCCCGCGAGCGGGCGATGCTGGAGCGTGTCGCGGACCTGATCCGCATGATCCTGTCAGGAGGACTTCAAGATGACGACCACTGA
- a CDS encoding vWA domain-containing protein, giving the protein MTTTELRLSAAFDLGLVPSCGGSVRHLLCRLSAVGAEAERDRRKPLNLALVIDASGSMAGGRLEAAKRAALGVLDRLGPGDRLSVVSFASDVEVHLDGVAIDAGARQLARREIGRLDTRGMTNLSEGWFTGAECAARVQDAAPGLMPRVIILSDGHANEGITGRGDLAEHAAELRARGVITSALGIGDGYDEELLAALAENGGGRMHDAELDAEIETVLLGELGEAAATLVEDATLALDLPACVRAEPFGSQNFRQRGNRLTVPLGAIVAGGTRVLAIRLHCPPGEEGARLDLTLGATGRDARTGQTLEAASVALRLRVVDPLAAEMRGHDTEVAVAVARAWQGHVLRRMAALNRERAHREAEAYLRDEIRRFASYVRGLEGTERLLRELELMQREVHEEWSPRVRKEMALHAAKLREGSVDHRGPAKAAWSAHMASRPR; this is encoded by the coding sequence ATGACGACCACTGAACTGCGCCTTTCCGCCGCCTTCGATCTTGGTCTCGTTCCTTCCTGCGGGGGCAGCGTCCGCCACCTGCTGTGCCGGCTCTCCGCGGTGGGGGCAGAGGCGGAAAGGGACAGGCGCAAGCCGCTGAACCTGGCGCTGGTGATCGATGCCAGCGGCTCGATGGCGGGTGGCCGGCTAGAGGCGGCGAAGCGGGCGGCACTGGGCGTGCTCGACCGGCTGGGCCCCGGGGACCGGCTGAGCGTCGTCTCCTTCGCCTCCGACGTGGAGGTGCATCTGGACGGTGTCGCGATCGATGCAGGGGCGCGCCAGCTTGCCCGGCGGGAAATCGGGCGGCTGGACACGCGGGGCATGACCAACCTGTCCGAGGGCTGGTTCACCGGCGCCGAATGCGCCGCCCGGGTGCAGGACGCTGCGCCAGGCCTGATGCCGCGCGTCATCATCCTGAGCGACGGCCATGCCAACGAGGGGATCACCGGGCGGGGCGATCTGGCCGAACATGCGGCCGAGCTGCGCGCCCGCGGGGTCATCACGTCGGCCCTGGGCATCGGCGACGGCTATGACGAGGAACTGCTCGCGGCGCTGGCCGAGAATGGCGGCGGGCGGATGCATGACGCGGAGCTGGACGCCGAGATCGAGACCGTCCTGCTGGGAGAGCTGGGCGAGGCGGCCGCGACGCTGGTCGAGGATGCGACCCTGGCGCTGGACCTGCCGGCCTGCGTCCGGGCGGAGCCCTTCGGCAGCCAGAACTTCCGCCAGCGCGGGAACCGCCTGACGGTGCCGCTGGGCGCGATCGTCGCCGGCGGCACGCGGGTGCTGGCGATCCGGCTGCATTGCCCCCCGGGCGAGGAGGGGGCGCGGCTCGACCTGACGCTTGGTGCGACTGGCCGCGATGCGCGCACGGGCCAGACACTCGAGGCGGCTTCGGTCGCCTTGCGGCTGCGTGTGGTGGATCCCCTCGCGGCCGAGATGCGGGGCCATGACACCGAGGTGGCGGTCGCCGTTGCGCGGGCCTGGCAGGGCCATGTCCTGCGGCGCATGGCGGCGCTGAACCGCGAGCGTGCCCACCGCGAGGCCGAGGCCTATCTGCGCGACGAGATCCGCCGGTTCGCTTCGTATGTGAGGGGCCTGGAGGGGACCGAGCGGCTGCTGCGCGAACTGGAACTGATGCAGCGCGAGGTCCACGAGGAATGGAGCCCGCGGGTCCGCAAGGAAATGGCGCTGCACGCGGCCAAGCTGCGCGAGGGCAGCGTCGATCACCGGGGGCCGGCCAAGGCGGCCTGGTCGGCGCACATGGCGTCGCGTCCGCGCTGA
- a CDS encoding DUF4149 domain-containing protein yields the protein MTAAALLATALLFGGMVLYSFGFAAFLFTALPAGTAGPTIRRAFPHFYLFVMATSALAALLRLPGDGVGALLLAVIAATTLPTRQLLMPAINAATDRGAKTRFKWLHGLSVAITLGHIGLAGVVLIRFL from the coding sequence ATGACGGCGGCGGCCCTTCTGGCCACGGCGCTGCTGTTCGGCGGCATGGTGCTCTATTCCTTCGGCTTCGCGGCCTTCCTGTTCACGGCCCTGCCGGCCGGGACTGCCGGGCCGACGATCCGCCGGGCATTCCCGCATTTCTACCTGTTCGTCATGGCGACTTCCGCCCTTGCGGCGCTGCTGCGCCTGCCGGGCGACGGGGTGGGCGCGCTCCTGCTGGCGGTGATCGCGGCGACCACCCTGCCCACGCGCCAGCTGCTGATGCCCGCCATCAACGCTGCGACGGACCGCGGCGCGAAGACCCGGTTCAAGTGGCTGCATGGCCTGTCGGTCGCGATCACGCTTGGCCATATCGGGCTTGCAGGCGTGGTGCTGATCCGGTTTCTCTGA
- a CDS encoding methyltransferase family protein: MAYGGGPAWARTLPSDPRIDGLLRLILAALRPPAGAGRIALALGLGFATHLAFAAGVLAMVAAMFFGMSESLGRVPAPWSWLANAALIVQFPLAHSLLLTRGGGRVLARLVPGPHGATLATTSYALIASLQLLALFALWTPSGVVWWRAEGAALVASCIAYGAAWLLLMKASFDAGVEVQSGALGWMSLMARVAPRFPDMPTLGLFRVIRQPIYVAFALTLWTVPVWTPDQLMLALCFTAYCLLAPRLKERRFAARHGARFARYRAEVPYALPRLTRRRPMHNEPTPGDTARNAGGPR, encoded by the coding sequence ATGGCCTATGGCGGCGGTCCCGCATGGGCCCGGACGCTGCCGTCCGATCCGCGCATCGACGGCCTTCTGCGGCTGATCCTCGCGGCCCTGCGCCCGCCTGCCGGGGCCGGGCGCATCGCGCTTGCCCTTGGGCTGGGCTTCGCGACGCATCTCGCCTTCGCCGCCGGGGTGCTGGCCATGGTCGCGGCGATGTTCTTCGGCATGAGCGAAAGCCTCGGGCGCGTGCCCGCGCCCTGGTCCTGGCTGGCCAATGCCGCGCTGATCGTGCAATTTCCGCTGGCACATTCGCTGTTGCTGACACGGGGCGGCGGGCGCGTTCTTGCAAGGCTGGTGCCCGGCCCGCACGGGGCGACGCTGGCCACGACCAGCTATGCGCTGATCGCCTCGCTGCAACTGCTGGCGCTGTTCGCGCTATGGACACCGTCGGGGGTGGTCTGGTGGCGCGCCGAAGGGGCGGCTCTGGTGGCAAGCTGCATCGCCTATGGCGCGGCCTGGCTTCTGCTGATGAAGGCCAGCTTCGATGCCGGGGTCGAGGTCCAGTCCGGCGCGCTTGGCTGGATGTCGCTCATGGCGCGGGTCGCACCGCGCTTTCCCGACATGCCGACGCTGGGCCTGTTCCGCGTGATCCGCCAGCCGATCTATGTGGCCTTCGCGCTGACGCTCTGGACGGTGCCGGTCTGGACCCCCGATCAGCTGATGCTGGCGCTGTGCTTCACCGCCTACTGCCTGCTCGCGCCACGCCTGAAGGAACGCCGCTTCGCCGCGCGCCACGGCGCCCGCTTCGCCCGCTACCGCGCCGAGGTGCCCTATGCCCTGCCCCGACTGACCCGGAGACGCCCCATGCACAATGAACCCACCCCCGGCGATACGGCCCGGAATGCCGGGGGGCCGCGATGA
- a CDS encoding pyridoxamine 5'-phosphate oxidase family protein: protein MHDRRAPARHPTLATVSADGVPQARTVVLRGADRAAARLRIHTDLRSAKMRDLRARPLAALHVWDSAAHLQIRLTASVSILTGDAVADLWARIPEAARLSYGGTPAPGQALADALAYEKTPDPAAFAVLQLDLQAMDILHLGPRHRRATYTRTAGWAGQWCAP from the coding sequence GTGCACGACCGGCGCGCGCCGGCGCGTCACCCCACGCTTGCCACGGTGTCGGCAGACGGGGTGCCGCAGGCGCGCACGGTCGTGTTGCGGGGGGCGGACAGGGCCGCCGCCCGCCTGCGCATCCACACCGACCTGCGCTCGGCCAAGATGCGGGATCTGCGCGCGCGACCGCTTGCGGCGCTGCATGTCTGGGACAGCGCGGCGCATCTTCAGATCCGCCTGACCGCCAGCGTCTCGATCCTGACGGGCGATGCCGTGGCGGATCTGTGGGCGCGGATCCCCGAAGCGGCGCGGCTGTCCTACGGGGGCACGCCCGCCCCGGGGCAGGCGCTGGCCGATGCGCTGGCCTATGAGAAGACGCCGGACCCGGCCGCCTTTGCCGTGCTGCAACTGGACCTTCAGGCGATGGACATTCTTCACCTGGGCCCGCGCCACCGCCGGGCGACATACACGCGCACGGCGGGTTGGGCGGGGCAGTGGTGCGCGCCGTAG
- a CDS encoding sulfite exporter TauE/SafE family protein, whose product MEFLAANLIVFLAAAIQACTGFGFSVLATPLLLLIFAPAAAIQINLALSILISAVLLPKLWADLDRVLLRRLILGSLAGAPLGIAIHAVADATHLRKAIGVLLILFTVALVRNIRLARSRRRDYLTGGCAGALSSSLGMPGPPLMIYFAGGSMDPALLRSTTLVCFLIVYSVSLMLQLGISPAPRDSLGSALELVPATLAGVFLGQMAFRHIGTRTFVRALRILLAVTGAYLVLS is encoded by the coding sequence ATGGAGTTTCTTGCCGCAAACCTGATCGTCTTTCTCGCCGCCGCCATCCAGGCCTGCACCGGCTTCGGCTTTTCGGTCCTGGCGACGCCGCTTCTGCTGCTGATCTTCGCGCCGGCGGCGGCCATCCAGATCAACCTGGCGCTGTCGATCCTGATCTCGGCGGTGCTGTTGCCGAAACTCTGGGCGGACCTGGACCGGGTGCTGCTGCGCCGGCTCATCCTCGGCAGTCTTGCCGGTGCGCCGCTCGGCATCGCGATCCATGCCGTCGCCGATGCAACACATCTGCGCAAGGCCATCGGCGTGCTGCTGATCCTGTTCACCGTCGCCCTTGTGCGCAACATCCGCCTCGCGCGCAGCCGGCGGCGCGACTACCTGACGGGCGGGTGCGCCGGCGCGCTTTCCAGCAGCCTGGGAATGCCGGGGCCGCCGCTGATGATCTATTTCGCCGGCGGCTCGATGGACCCCGCGCTGTTGCGCAGCACCACGCTGGTCTGCTTCCTGATCGTCTATTCGGTCAGCCTGATGCTGCAACTGGGCATCAGCCCCGCACCGCGCGACAGCCTCGGATCCGCGCTGGAACTCGTGCCGGCGACGCTGGCCGGCGTCTTCCTCGGACAGATGGCTTTCCGTCACATCGGCACCCGGACCTTCGTCCGGGCGCTGCGGATCCTGCTTGCCGTCACCGGGGCGTATCTGGTCCTTTCCTGA
- a CDS encoding IclR family transcriptional regulator domain-containing protein, whose protein sequence is MDGDEQRSGVIPTNLRLLMVIEEIARAGVPVTPTEVNAAIGLPKPTIHRLFATLEAEGFLQIDLDGRTYSPGPRLRKLAGGILSSRRIRSARQAILKKLSQKIGETCNIALPDRDAMTYLERVETEWPLRIQLPIGTRVPFYCTASGKMYLSSLALNHLKAYLASTDLERRTPKTITDPEAILEEIATVRKLGYALDREEFMEEMIALAVPVLDGNGRLMATLSFHAPTGRFDVDKALSCLEPLKSAAAALSKLVSEDSAS, encoded by the coding sequence GTGGACGGAGACGAGCAACGCTCGGGCGTGATCCCGACGAACCTGCGCCTGCTCATGGTGATCGAGGAGATCGCCCGGGCCGGCGTCCCGGTCACGCCGACCGAGGTGAACGCCGCCATCGGCCTGCCGAAACCCACCATCCACCGCCTGTTCGCCACGCTGGAGGCCGAGGGCTTCCTTCAGATCGACCTGGACGGGCGCACCTATTCGCCCGGGCCGCGGCTGCGCAAGCTGGCCGGCGGCATCCTGTCCTCGCGCCGGATCCGCAGCGCGCGGCAGGCCATCCTGAAGAAACTCAGCCAGAAGATCGGCGAGACCTGCAACATCGCCCTGCCCGACCGCGACGCGATGACCTATCTCGAACGCGTGGAGACCGAATGGCCGCTGCGGATCCAGCTGCCCATCGGTACGCGGGTGCCGTTCTACTGCACCGCAAGCGGCAAGATGTATCTCAGCTCGCTCGCGCTCAATCACCTCAAGGCCTACCTCGCTTCCACCGATCTGGAACGGCGGACCCCGAAGACCATCACCGACCCCGAGGCCATCCTCGAAGAGATAGCGACGGTGCGAAAGCTGGGCTACGCGCTCGACCGCGAGGAGTTCATGGAAGAGATGATCGCCCTTGCCGTCCCGGTGCTCGATGGCAACGGCCGCCTGATGGCGACGCTGTCCTTCCACGCGCCGACCGGGCGTTTCGATGTCGACAAGGCGCTGTCCTGTCTCGAGCCGCTGAAATCCGCCGCGGCGGCGCTGTCGAAACTGGTGTCCGAAGATTCCGCGTCGTGA